In one Salipiger abyssi genomic region, the following are encoded:
- a CDS encoding ABC transporter ATP-binding protein, whose amino-acid sequence MTEGAIIDARDVSLTFQTNDGPVHALRDVNLSVEKGDFVSFIGPSGCGKTTFLRVMADLEQPTAGTVLVNGVSPEEARKARAYGYVFQAAGLYPWRTIGGNIRLPLEIMGYDRPVQARRVKEVLELVDLAGFEKKYPWQLSGGMQQRASIARALAFDADILLMDEPFGALDEIVRDHLNEQLLALWARTQKTICFVTHSIPEAVYLSTKIVVMSPRPGRITDVIESPLPRERPLDIRDTPEFLEIAHRVREGLRAGHAYD is encoded by the coding sequence ATGACCGAAGGCGCCATCATCGACGCGCGCGATGTCAGCCTGACCTTCCAGACCAATGACGGCCCGGTGCACGCGCTGCGCGACGTGAACTTGTCCGTGGAGAAGGGCGATTTCGTCTCTTTCATCGGTCCGTCCGGCTGCGGCAAGACCACCTTTCTGCGGGTCATGGCCGATCTCGAACAGCCGACCGCCGGCACGGTTCTGGTCAATGGCGTCAGCCCGGAAGAGGCCCGCAAGGCGCGGGCGTATGGATACGTGTTCCAGGCGGCGGGGCTCTACCCCTGGCGTACCATCGGCGGCAATATCCGCCTGCCGCTGGAGATCATGGGCTATGACAGGCCGGTGCAGGCCAGACGGGTGAAAGAGGTGCTGGAGCTGGTCGATCTGGCCGGGTTCGAAAAGAAATACCCCTGGCAGCTCTCGGGTGGCATGCAACAGCGCGCCTCCATCGCCCGGGCGCTGGCCTTCGACGCCGATATCCTGCTGATGGACGAACCCTTCGGCGCGCTGGACGAGATCGTGCGCGATCACCTCAACGAGCAGCTTCTGGCGCTCTGGGCGCGCACGCAGAAGACCATCTGCTTCGTCACCCATTCGATCCCCGAGGCGGTCTATCTCTCGACCAAGATCGTGGTCATGTCGCCGCGACCGGGCCGGATCACCGATGTGATCGAAAGCCCGCTGCCCAGGGAGCGCCCGCTGGACATCCGCGACACGCCGGAATTCCTCGAAATCGCCCACCGCGTGCGCGAGGGGCTGCGGGCGGGGCATGCCTATGACTGA
- a CDS encoding TetR family transcriptional regulator C-terminal domain-containing protein produces the protein MADGSAKKPSRIQLRNRKRIMEAALEVFSQHGYRGATLDQIAEAAGMSKPNLIYYFDGKEAIHVALLNALMEEWLAPLAEVSDDGEPLDEILTYIRRKMEMSRLFPRESRLFANEIIQGAPRMLPHLESDLKPLFDEKCALIQSWMAAGRLAPADPAQLILSIWAITQHYADFDTQVRVLVPDEAEGWAAANAHVEAMFQNLLTPGATKS, from the coding sequence ATGGCAGACGGCAGCGCAAAGAAACCCAGCCGCATTCAATTGCGCAACCGCAAGCGGATCATGGAGGCGGCGCTGGAGGTGTTTTCGCAGCACGGCTATCGCGGCGCGACCCTGGATCAGATCGCCGAGGCGGCGGGCATGTCCAAGCCCAATCTCATCTATTATTTCGACGGCAAGGAGGCGATCCATGTTGCGCTTCTGAATGCGCTGATGGAGGAATGGCTCGCGCCGCTGGCCGAGGTCAGCGACGATGGCGAACCTCTGGACGAGATCCTCACCTATATCCGGCGCAAGATGGAGATGAGCCGGCTGTTCCCGCGCGAAAGCCGGCTCTTCGCAAATGAGATCATCCAGGGCGCGCCGCGGATGCTGCCGCATCTGGAAAGCGATCTGAAGCCGCTCTTCGACGAGAAATGCGCGCTGATACAGAGCTGGATGGCAGCGGGCCGGCTGGCGCCTGCCGATCCGGCGCAGCTCATCCTGTCGATCTGGGCGATTACCCAGCATTATGCCGATTTCGACACACAGGTGCGCGTGCTGGTGCCTGACGAGGCAGAGGGCTGGGCGGCGGCAAACGCGCATGTGGAGGCGATGTTCCAGAATCTGCTGACACCGGGCGCAACCAAGAGTTAA
- a CDS encoding GNAT family N-acetyltransferase has product MSMAVLTPRRAGPEDVPGIAAVLNRWIDETPWYPRAHAPEVLEGFIGEALPDREIWVLGDPIEGYLSLDPETGCVGALYCARTGAGCGKALMDEAKRGRDFLWLHTNAPNLRAQKFYRREGFRQVGGEIAPEPPETVPELRMEWHR; this is encoded by the coding sequence ATGAGTATGGCGGTGCTGACCCCGAGACGGGCGGGGCCGGAGGATGTGCCGGGCATCGCCGCCGTGCTGAACCGCTGGATCGACGAGACGCCCTGGTATCCGCGGGCGCATGCGCCGGAGGTGCTGGAGGGGTTCATCGGCGAGGCGCTGCCGGACCGTGAGATCTGGGTGCTGGGCGACCCGATCGAGGGCTATCTGTCGCTCGACCCCGAAACAGGCTGCGTCGGGGCGCTTTATTGTGCGCGTACCGGTGCGGGCTGTGGCAAGGCGCTGATGGACGAGGCCAAGCGCGGGCGCGATTTCCTCTGGCTGCACACCAATGCGCCGAACCTGCGGGCGCAGAAATTCTATCGCCGCGAGGGGTTCCGGCAGGTCGGCGGCGAGATCGCGCCGGAGCCGCCGGAGACCGTGCCCGAGCTGCGCATGGAGTGGCACCGATGA
- the rpsD gene encoding 30S ribosomal protein S4: MTKRTSAKYKIDRRMGENIWGRPKSPVNRREYGPGQHGQRRKGKLSDFGLQLRAKQKLKGHYGDLTEKQFRRIFAEAERIRGDTGELLIGLLERRLDAVVYRAKFVPTIFAARQFVNHGHVLVNGKRVNIPSYRVKEGDVIEVREKSKQLASVLEASQLPERDVPDYLEVDHSKMVATFVRTPGLADVPYAVQMEPNLVIEFYAQN, encoded by the coding sequence GTGACCAAACGCACGTCTGCCAAGTACAAAATCGACCGCCGGATGGGCGAGAACATCTGGGGCCGTCCGAAATCCCCCGTCAACCGCCGTGAATACGGCCCGGGCCAGCACGGCCAGCGCCGCAAGGGCAAGCTGTCGGACTTCGGTCTTCAGCTCCGCGCCAAGCAGAAGCTCAAGGGCCATTACGGCGATCTGACCGAAAAGCAGTTCCGCCGCATCTTTGCCGAAGCCGAGCGGATCCGCGGCGACACCGGTGAGCTGCTCATCGGCCTGCTCGAGCGCCGTCTGGACGCGGTCGTCTACCGCGCCAAGTTCGTGCCGACGATCTTTGCCGCCCGTCAGTTCGTGAACCACGGCCATGTGCTGGTGAACGGCAAGCGCGTCAACATCCCCTCCTACCGTGTGAAAGAGGGCGACGTGATCGAGGTCCGCGAGAAGTCCAAGCAGCTCGCCTCCGTCCTGGAAGCGTCCCAGCTGCCCGAGCGCGACGTGCCCGATTACCTCGAGGTCGATCACTCCAAGATGGTCGCGACCTTCGTGCGCACCCCGGGTCTGGCCGATGTGCCCTACGCGGTTCAGATGGAACCGAACCTCGTCATCGAATTCTACGCGCAGAACTGA
- a CDS encoding NAD(P)-dependent oxidoreductase, protein MDAKALAPGIQPGRLDKALIEAGFADLHPRLDDHEALVAADRCYFCHDAPCTTACPTEIDIPLFIRQIATGTPEAAAKTILSQNILGGMCARVCPTETLCEEVCVRETAEGKPVEIGRLQRYATDTLMAEGVHPFERDAPTGKRIAVVGAGPAGLSCAHRLAMMGHEVVLMDARAKPGGLNEYGIAAYKSTGGFAAREVDWLMQIGGITLQSGVALGRDVTLEALRAEYDAVFLGMGLGGVNALGVAGDDKQGVEDAVEFIAELRQASDLAALPVGRDVVVIGGGMTAVDAAVQAKLLGALNVTIVYRRSRERMAASVYEQELAAAKGVRIICSASPVAVHGNGAVREIEFEFTGDDLTPTGERFRLPADQLFRAIGQTLTGEGLPELDGRKIAVDGTGRTSLPGVWAGGDCASGGDDLTVTAVAEGRDAAEDIHASLMG, encoded by the coding sequence ATGGACGCAAAGGCACTGGCTCCGGGCATTCAGCCCGGGCGGTTGGACAAGGCCCTGATCGAGGCGGGATTTGCGGATCTGCACCCGCGGCTTGACGATCACGAGGCGCTGGTCGCGGCGGATCGCTGCTATTTCTGCCATGATGCGCCCTGCACGACGGCCTGTCCCACCGAGATCGACATCCCGCTCTTTATCCGGCAGATCGCCACCGGCACGCCGGAGGCGGCGGCAAAGACGATCCTGTCGCAGAACATCCTCGGCGGCATGTGCGCCCGGGTCTGCCCGACGGAGACCCTCTGCGAAGAGGTCTGCGTGCGCGAGACCGCCGAGGGCAAGCCGGTCGAAATCGGGCGGTTGCAGCGCTATGCCACCGATACGCTGATGGCCGAGGGCGTGCATCCGTTCGAGCGCGACGCGCCGACCGGCAAGCGCATCGCCGTGGTGGGGGCGGGGCCGGCGGGGCTCTCCTGCGCGCATCGGCTGGCGATGATGGGCCACGAGGTGGTGCTGATGGATGCGCGGGCGAAGCCGGGCGGGCTCAATGAATACGGGATTGCGGCGTATAAGAGTACCGGAGGCTTTGCGGCGCGCGAGGTCGACTGGCTGATGCAGATCGGCGGGATCACGTTGCAAAGCGGTGTGGCGCTGGGGCGCGATGTGACGCTCGAGGCGCTGCGGGCCGAGTATGACGCGGTGTTCCTGGGCATGGGGCTTGGCGGGGTGAACGCGCTGGGTGTCGCGGGAGACGACAAGCAGGGTGTCGAGGATGCGGTGGAATTCATCGCCGAGCTGCGGCAGGCTTCGGATCTGGCGGCGCTGCCGGTCGGGCGCGACGTGGTGGTGATCGGCGGCGGCATGACGGCGGTGGATGCCGCGGTGCAGGCGAAACTGCTGGGCGCGCTGAACGTCACAATCGTTTACCGCCGCTCGCGCGAGCGCATGGCGGCTTCGGTCTATGAGCAGGAACTGGCGGCGGCCAAGGGGGTGCGGATCATTTGCAGCGCTTCCCCGGTGGCGGTGCATGGCAACGGTGCGGTGCGCGAGATCGAGTTCGAGTTCACCGGCGACGATCTGACGCCCACGGGCGAGCGCTTTCGCCTGCCCGCGGATCAGCTGTTCCGCGCCATTGGGCAGACGCTGACGGGTGAGGGGCTGCCAGAGCTCGACGGGCGCAAGATCGCGGTGGATGGCACCGGCCGGACCTCGCTGCCGGGCGTCTGGGCCGGGGGAGATTGCGCCAGCGGTGGCGACGATCTGACGGTGACGGCGGTGGCCGAGGGCCGCGACGCCGCCGAGGACATTCATGCGAGCCTGATGGGCTAG
- the preA gene encoding NAD-dependent dihydropyrimidine dehydrogenase subunit PreA, protein MADLTSDFIGIKSPNPFWLASAPPTDKEYNVRRAYEAGWGGVVWKTLGEEGPPVVNVNGPRYGAIWGADRRLLGLNNIELITDRPLEVNLREMKAVKRDYPDRALIASIMVPCTEEAWKAILPLVEETGADGVELNFGCPHGMSERGMGSAVGQVPEYIEMVTRWVKQYTRMPCIVKLTPNITDIRKPALAAHAGGADAVSLINTINSITSVDLDLFAPEPTIDGKGAHGGYCGPAVKPIALNMVSEIARSPEMAGLPISGIGGVTTWRDAAEFMALGAGNVQVCTAAMTYGFKVVQEMISGLSQYLDEKEIALSDLIGRAVPNVSDWQHLNLNYISKARINEDLCIKCGRCYAACEDTSHQAIAMSEDRVFSVKDDECVACNLCVNVCPIEDCITMERMAPGMTDPRTGKAVEAEPADWTMHPNNPMRLNAAE, encoded by the coding sequence ATGGCCGATCTGACGAGCGATTTCATCGGGATCAAATCCCCCAACCCGTTCTGGCTGGCCTCGGCGCCGCCGACCGACAAGGAATACAATGTCCGTCGCGCCTATGAGGCGGGCTGGGGCGGCGTGGTCTGGAAGACCCTGGGCGAGGAAGGCCCGCCGGTGGTCAACGTGAACGGCCCGCGCTACGGCGCGATCTGGGGCGCCGACCGGCGCTTGCTGGGGCTCAACAATATCGAGCTGATCACCGACCGCCCGCTGGAGGTGAACCTGCGCGAGATGAAGGCGGTGAAGCGCGACTATCCCGACCGCGCGCTGATCGCCTCGATCATGGTGCCCTGCACCGAGGAGGCCTGGAAGGCGATCCTGCCTCTGGTGGAAGAGACCGGCGCCGATGGCGTGGAGCTGAATTTCGGCTGCCCGCACGGGATGAGCGAGCGCGGCATGGGCTCGGCGGTGGGACAGGTGCCCGAATATATCGAGATGGTGACGCGCTGGGTGAAGCAATACACGCGCATGCCCTGCATCGTGAAGCTGACGCCGAATATCACTGATATCCGCAAACCCGCTTTGGCGGCGCATGCGGGCGGGGCGGATGCGGTGTCGCTGATCAACACCATCAACTCGATCACCTCGGTGGATCTTGATCTTTTTGCGCCGGAGCCGACGATCGACGGCAAGGGCGCGCATGGTGGCTATTGCGGCCCGGCCGTGAAACCCATCGCATTGAACATGGTGTCGGAAATCGCCCGCTCGCCGGAAATGGCGGGACTGCCGATCTCCGGCATTGGCGGGGTCACCACATGGCGCGACGCGGCGGAGTTCATGGCGCTCGGCGCCGGCAATGTGCAGGTCTGCACCGCCGCCATGACCTACGGGTTCAAGGTGGTGCAGGAGATGATCTCCGGCCTGTCGCAATATCTCGATGAGAAGGAGATTGCGCTGTCCGATCTGATCGGTCGCGCGGTGCCGAATGTCAGCGACTGGCAGCATCTGAACCTGAATTATATCAGCAAGGCCAGGATCAACGAGGATCTCTGCATCAAATGCGGCCGCTGCTATGCTGCCTGTGAGGATACCTCGCACCAAGCCATCGCCATGAGCGAGGATCGGGTGTTTTCGGTCAAGGATGACGAATGCGTCGCCTGCAATCTTTGCGTCAATGTCTGCCCCATCGAGGATTGCATTACCATGGAGCGCATGGCGCCGGGTATGACCGATCCGCGCACCGGCAAGGCCGTGGAGGCAGAGCCCGCCGACTGGACGATGCATCCCAACAACCCGATGCGCCTGAACGCGGCGGAATAA
- a CDS encoding Zn-dependent hydrolase → MAAPGENLRIDGDRLWDSLMEMAKIGPGVAGGNNRQTLTDSDAEGRALFKAWCDDAGLSMGVDQMGTMFMMREGTDPDALPVYVGSHLDTQPTGGKYDGVLGVLGALEAVRSMNDLGIRTKHPICVVNWTNEEGARFAPAMMASGVFAGQFTMDYAYGRTDLEGKRFGDELERIGWKGEEEVGARKMHAYYELHIEQGPILEAEQKDIGVVTHCQGLWWLEFTLTGKEAHTGSTPMAMRVNAGLAMARILEMVQEVAMAAQPGAVGGVGQMQFSPNSRNVLPGTVVFTVDIRSPDQAKLDGMRAEIEKRAATICDEIGVGCAVEAVGHFDPVTFAPELVGNVRKAAEELGYSHMNLISGAGHDACWAAKVAPATMVMCPCVGGLSHNEAEEISKDWATAGAEVLFRAVLETAEIVE, encoded by the coding sequence ATGGCGGCACCGGGTGAAAATCTCCGGATCGACGGCGACCGGTTGTGGGACAGCCTCATGGAGATGGCAAAGATCGGGCCGGGCGTCGCGGGTGGCAACAACCGCCAGACGCTGACCGATTCCGATGCCGAAGGCCGCGCGCTCTTCAAAGCCTGGTGCGACGATGCCGGGCTCAGCATGGGCGTCGACCAGATGGGCACCATGTTCATGATGCGCGAGGGCACCGACCCCGACGCGTTGCCGGTCTATGTCGGCTCGCATCTCGACACGCAGCCCACGGGCGGCAAATACGATGGCGTCCTGGGGGTGCTCGGTGCGCTGGAAGCGGTGCGCTCGATGAACGATCTCGGCATCAGGACCAAACACCCGATCTGCGTGGTCAACTGGACCAATGAGGAGGGCGCGCGCTTTGCCCCCGCGATGATGGCCTCGGGTGTCTTCGCCGGCCAGTTCACCATGGATTACGCCTATGGCCGCACCGATCTGGAGGGCAAGCGCTTTGGCGACGAGCTGGAGCGCATCGGCTGGAAGGGTGAGGAAGAGGTCGGCGCCCGCAAGATGCACGCCTATTACGAGCTGCATATCGAACAGGGTCCGATCCTTGAGGCGGAGCAGAAGGATATCGGTGTGGTCACCCATTGCCAGGGGCTGTGGTGGCTGGAATTCACCCTGACCGGCAAGGAGGCGCATACCGGCTCGACGCCCATGGCGATGCGGGTCAATGCCGGGCTCGCCATGGCGCGGATTCTGGAGATGGTGCAGGAGGTGGCGATGGCCGCGCAGCCCGGCGCCGTGGGCGGCGTCGGCCAGATGCAGTTTTCGCCCAATTCGCGCAACGTGCTGCCGGGCACGGTGGTCTTCACCGTCGATATCCGCTCGCCCGATCAGGCCAAGCTCGACGGTATGCGCGCCGAGATCGAGAAACGCGCCGCCACGATCTGCGACGAGATCGGCGTCGGCTGCGCGGTCGAGGCGGTGGGCCATTTCGACCCGGTGACCTTTGCGCCCGAGCTGGTGGGCAATGTGCGCAAGGCCGCCGAGGAGCTGGGCTATTCCCACATGAACCTGATTTCCGGTGCCGGCCACGATGCCTGCTGGGCCGCCAAGGTGGCGCCCGCGACCATGGTCATGTGTCCCTGCGTCGGCGGGCTCTCGCATAACGAGGCCGAGGAGATCTCCAAGGACTGGGCGACGGCGGGCGCCGAGGTGCTGTTCCGTGCCGTGCTGGAGACGGCGGAGATCGTGGAGTGA
- a CDS encoding ABC transporter permease has product MRHVLPVLTVVAVIVAIWYAAAIWLNAQWALDTAARQDRTLGAAELVLDTWSQEKPKLPAPHQVVTELWQTTVEKNVTSKRSLVYHAWVTLSATLLGFGMGTALGFALAVGIVYIRVMDMSVMPWVIASQTIPILAIAPMIIVVLNAMGLSGLLPKAMISMYLSFFPVVVGMVKGLRSPSRMMRDQMRTWNATRGQEFLRLRLPMSMPYLFASLKIAMAASLVGAIVGELPTGAVAGLGARLLAGSYYGQTIQIWSALFMAAAVAAAAVGLIGIVQRATLKRMGMG; this is encoded by the coding sequence ATGAGACATGTCCTTCCCGTGCTGACCGTGGTCGCGGTGATCGTGGCGATCTGGTACGCCGCCGCGATCTGGCTCAACGCGCAATGGGCGCTCGACACCGCCGCGCGGCAGGATCGCACGCTCGGCGCCGCCGAGCTGGTGCTCGACACCTGGAGCCAGGAGAAACCCAAGCTGCCGGCGCCGCATCAGGTGGTGACGGAGCTCTGGCAGACCACCGTGGAGAAGAACGTCACCTCCAAGCGCAGCCTTGTCTACCACGCCTGGGTGACCCTCTCGGCGACTCTGCTGGGCTTTGGCATGGGCACGGCGCTGGGCTTCGCGCTGGCGGTGGGGATCGTCTATATCCGCGTCATGGATATGAGCGTGATGCCCTGGGTGATCGCCAGCCAGACCATTCCGATCCTCGCCATCGCGCCGATGATCATTGTGGTGCTGAACGCCATGGGCCTGTCGGGCCTGCTGCCCAAGGCGATGATCTCGATGTATCTGAGCTTTTTCCCCGTAGTGGTCGGCATGGTTAAGGGGCTGCGTTCGCCGTCGCGGATGATGCGCGACCAGATGCGGACCTGGAACGCCACCCGGGGGCAGGAATTTCTGCGGCTGCGTCTGCCGATGTCTATGCCCTATCTCTTTGCCTCGCTGAAGATCGCCATGGCGGCAAGCCTCGTGGGGGCCATCGTCGGCGAGCTGCCGACCGGCGCCGTGGCGGGCCTGGGCGCGCGGCTGCTGGCGGGCAGCTATTACGGCCAGACCATCCAGATCTGGTCGGCGCTGTTCATGGCCGCCGCCGTGGCTGCCGCCGCTGTCGGGCTGATCGGCATCGTGCAGCGGGCCACGCTGAAACGCATGGGGATGGGCTGA
- a CDS encoding ABC transporter permease, producing the protein MWILLGILAWAGGSALNVWLARQAPGRTTALAVPLIFGVTLIFVWEAAVRGFGISPVLLPAPSAIAARMAGSTGVLWEDFVQTVIKGALSGYVIGCLAAFGTAIVVDRFDFLRRGLLPVGNFVAALPIIGIAPILVMWFGFDWQSKAAVVVVMVFFPMLVNTVEGLRDTSAMQRDLMRTYAAGYWTTLLKLRLPAAMPFIFNGLKLATTLALIGAIVAEFFGSPIRGMGFRISTSVGLLALDLVWAEIVVAAVAGSAFYGGVALLEKAVTFWHPSQRGQS; encoded by the coding sequence ATGTGGATCCTGCTCGGCATCCTCGCCTGGGCTGGCGGCTCGGCGCTGAACGTGTGGCTGGCGCGGCAGGCGCCGGGCCGGACAACCGCGCTGGCGGTGCCGCTGATCTTTGGCGTCACGCTGATTTTCGTCTGGGAGGCGGCGGTGCGCGGCTTCGGCATCTCGCCGGTGCTGCTGCCGGCGCCCTCGGCCATCGCGGCGCGCATGGCCGGCTCGACCGGGGTGCTCTGGGAGGATTTCGTTCAGACGGTGATCAAGGGCGCGCTCAGCGGCTATGTGATCGGCTGTCTTGCGGCCTTCGGCACCGCCATTGTGGTCGACCGGTTCGATTTCCTGCGCCGGGGCCTTCTGCCGGTGGGCAATTTCGTCGCCGCCCTGCCGATCATCGGCATCGCACCGATCCTGGTGATGTGGTTCGGTTTCGACTGGCAGTCGAAGGCGGCGGTGGTCGTGGTGATGGTGTTCTTCCCGATGCTGGTGAACACCGTCGAGGGGCTGCGCGACACGTCCGCGATGCAGCGCGACCTGATGCGCACCTATGCCGCCGGCTACTGGACCACGCTCTTGAAGCTGCGCCTGCCGGCGGCGATGCCCTTCATCTTCAACGGGCTGAAGCTTGCCACCACCCTTGCGCTGATCGGCGCCATCGTTGCCGAATTTTTCGGCTCGCCGATCCGCGGCATGGGGTTCCGGATTTCCACCAGCGTCGGGCTGCTTGCGCTCGATCTGGTCTGGGCTGAAATCGTGGTGGCGGCGGTTGCGGGATCGGCCTTTTATGGCGGTGTCGCGCTTTTGGAAAAGGCCGTGACCTTCTGGCACCCGTCGCAGCGCGGGCAGAGCTAG
- the hydA gene encoding dihydropyrimidinase has product MTKVIKGGTIVTADLTYEADVLIDGGKIVEIGPDLKGDEVLDATGCYVMPGGIDPHTHLEMPFMGTYSSDDFESGTRAALAGGTTMVVDFALPSPDQGLLDALQMWDNKSTRAHCDYSFHMAITSWSEQIFNEMETVVKERGITTFKHFMAYKGALMVNDDELYASFQRCAELGAIPLVHAENGDVVAELSAKLLAAGNNGPEGHAYSRPPQVEGEATNRAIMIADMAGVPLYVVHVSCEDSHEAIRRARMMGKRVWGEPLIQHLTLDESEYFNKDWDHAARRVMSPPFRNKMHQDSLWNGLASGSLSCVATDHCAFTTDQKRYGVGDFTKIPNGTGGLEDRIPMLWTYGVGTGRLTPNEFVAVTSTNIAKILNCYPTKGAILVGADADIVVLDPEKSKTISAASQQSAIDYNVFEGKDVKGLPRFVLTRGRVAVMDGEMKPEEGHGKFVKRTPSGAVNKALSSWKELTAPRPVERSGIPASGV; this is encoded by the coding sequence ATGACCAAAGTCATCAAGGGCGGCACCATCGTCACCGCCGATCTGACCTACGAGGCCGACGTGCTGATCGACGGCGGCAAGATCGTCGAGATCGGTCCCGACCTCAAAGGCGACGAGGTGCTCGACGCCACCGGCTGCTATGTCATGCCCGGCGGGATCGACCCGCACACGCATCTGGAAATGCCCTTCATGGGCACCTACAGCTCGGACGATTTCGAAAGCGGCACCCGCGCCGCACTGGCTGGCGGCACCACCATGGTGGTGGATTTCGCGCTGCCCTCGCCCGATCAGGGCCTGCTCGACGCGCTTCAGATGTGGGACAACAAATCCACCCGCGCCCATTGCGATTACTCCTTCCACATGGCGATCACCTCCTGGTCGGAGCAGATCTTCAACGAGATGGAAACCGTGGTGAAGGAACGCGGCATCACCACCTTCAAGCACTTCATGGCCTATAAGGGCGCGCTGATGGTGAACGATGACGAGCTCTATGCCAGCTTCCAGCGCTGCGCCGAGCTGGGCGCCATCCCGCTCGTGCACGCCGAGAACGGCGACGTGGTGGCCGAGCTTTCCGCCAAGCTGCTGGCGGCGGGCAACAATGGCCCCGAGGGTCACGCCTATTCCCGTCCGCCGCAGGTCGAGGGCGAGGCGACGAACCGCGCCATCATGATCGCCGACATGGCCGGCGTGCCGCTCTATGTGGTGCATGTGAGCTGTGAGGACAGCCACGAGGCCATCCGCCGCGCCCGGATGATGGGCAAACGCGTCTGGGGCGAGCCGCTGATCCAGCACCTGACGCTGGATGAGAGCGAGTATTTCAACAAGGATTGGGACCACGCCGCCCGCCGGGTGATGTCGCCGCCCTTCCGCAACAAGATGCATCAGGACAGCCTGTGGAACGGGCTGGCCTCCGGCTCGCTCTCCTGCGTGGCGACCGACCATTGCGCCTTTACCACCGATCAGAAACGCTATGGCGTCGGCGATTTCACCAAGATCCCCAACGGCACCGGCGGGCTCGAAGACCGGATCCCGATGCTCTGGACCTATGGCGTCGGCACCGGGCGGCTGACGCCCAACGAGTTCGTCGCCGTGACCTCGACCAATATCGCCAAGATCCTCAACTGCTATCCGACAAAGGGTGCGATCCTGGTCGGCGCCGATGCGGATATCGTGGTGCTCGACCCGGAGAAATCCAAGACCATCAGCGCCGCCTCCCAGCAGTCCGCCATCGACTACAACGTGTTCGAGGGCAAGGACGTGAAGGGTCTGCCGCGCTTCGTGCTGACCCGGGGCCGCGTCGCGGTGATGGATGGCGAGATGAAGCCCGAGGAGGGCCATGGCAAATTCGTCAAGCGCACGCCGTCGGGCGCCGTTAACAAGGCGCTGTCCTCGTGGAAGGAACTGACCGCGCCGCGCCCGGTCGAGCGCTCTGGCATTCCGGCGAGCGGGGTGTAA